In Mongoliitalea daihaiensis, one DNA window encodes the following:
- a CDS encoding DUF433 domain-containing protein has translation MNNYQSIITIEPGKRGGKPCIRGMRITVGDILTWLSSGMSIEEILNDYDELTEQDIYAALKFAADRENRTTQIAI, from the coding sequence ATGAACAACTATCAATCAATTATAACAATAGAACCTGGAAAAAGAGGAGGTAAACCTTGCATAAGAGGAATGAGAATAACTGTGGGGGATATATTGACTTGGTTATCTTCTGGGATGTCGATAGAAGAAATTCTTAACGACTATGATGAACTTACGGAACAAGATATTTATGCAGCTTTAAAGTTTGCAGCTGACCGTGAAAATCGAACCACTCAAATTGCTATATGA
- a CDS encoding HesA/MoeB/ThiF family protein, with translation MDRFERQYILPGFGPASQQKLRDASVLVVGAGGLGCPALLYLSAAGIGKIGIVDGDVVSYSNLNRQVLFGQKHKGLNKAETAARVIQEKYDDITLEAYAFFLNKENILKLISTYDLIVDGSDNFPTRYLVNDTCLIAGKPLVFGAIYQNEGQVAIFNAHGTSSINYRDLYPTPPSAFEVPNCNETGVLGVLPGVIGTMMATEAIKFLSGFGETLEDKMLFYNLSNHASYQIQLSKNPDSENLRPKSSHELLQMNYENFCGLDIQTDWESVIEITKRDHPSILVDVREYGEQPEFDELNYVQIPLDELERTSHPLEPYQQIFLFCQSGIRSLKAVNMLKKHYPDKIIQSIRGGIESYFQN, from the coding sequence ATGGATAGATTTGAGCGCCAATATATTCTCCCCGGCTTCGGACCTGCATCCCAACAAAAATTACGAGATGCTTCTGTGCTTGTCGTTGGCGCAGGAGGCTTGGGTTGCCCCGCCCTTCTCTATTTGAGTGCGGCTGGTATTGGAAAAATAGGCATCGTGGACGGGGATGTGGTTTCGTATTCCAATCTCAACAGGCAAGTTCTCTTTGGACAAAAACACAAAGGACTCAATAAAGCTGAAACTGCAGCTAGAGTTATCCAAGAAAAATACGATGATATCACTCTTGAGGCCTATGCTTTTTTCTTGAATAAAGAAAATATCTTAAAACTCATCTCAACCTACGACTTAATAGTCGATGGTTCCGATAACTTTCCTACCCGCTACCTTGTCAACGATACTTGTTTGATTGCGGGAAAACCGTTGGTGTTTGGTGCCATTTATCAAAATGAAGGACAGGTCGCAATTTTCAATGCTCATGGAACATCATCCATCAATTACAGAGACCTCTACCCTACTCCTCCATCTGCCTTTGAAGTTCCCAACTGCAACGAAACTGGCGTACTTGGGGTGCTCCCTGGTGTTATCGGAACGATGATGGCTACTGAGGCAATCAAGTTTCTTAGTGGATTTGGGGAAACATTGGAAGACAAGATGCTTTTCTACAACTTAAGCAATCATGCTTCCTATCAAATTCAGCTTTCAAAAAACCCAGATTCAGAAAACTTAAGACCAAAAAGTAGCCATGAACTCCTTCAAATGAATTATGAGAATTTCTGCGGTTTGGATATCCAAACAGACTGGGAATCCGTAATTGAAATAACAAAAAGAGACCATCCAAGTATACTCGTAGATGTCCGTGAATATGGGGAACAACCAGAATTCGATGAACTCAATTATGTGCAAATACCGTTAGATGAACTTGAAAGAACTTCTCATCCATTGGAGCCATACCAGCAAATCTTTCTATTTTGCCAATCAGGAATTCGAAGCTTAAAAGCCGTGAATATGCTAAAAAAACACTATCCGGATAAAATCATACAATCGATCAGAGGAGGTATCGAATCGTATTTTCAAAATTAA
- the moaA gene encoding GTP 3',8-cyclase MoaA, translating to MLLDQFNRKHDYLRISLTDSCNFRCSYCMPDEDIQSMPNAHLMQVHEIELIAKKFVELGVKKIRLTGGEPLVRKEFPSILEKLSSLPVELTITSNGVLIDRYLEQLKTAGVKKVNISLDTLRADTFFQLTKRDQFQKVWDNILLLLTHNFRVKVNVVALNGIIERELVNFVQLTEQYPLHVRFIEFMPFTGNYWNKEKVLTAAKMLDMVKERYEVTKLQDAPNDTAKAYQVPEFLGTFAFITTMSEHFCGTCNRMRITADGKMKNCLFGKEEMDILGALRAGKDIEPLIRQSIWNKHAALGGQFTPDYTTAEAEKIENRSMIKIGG from the coding sequence ATGCTGCTAGATCAATTCAACAGAAAACATGACTACCTCCGAATATCCCTGACGGATAGCTGTAATTTCCGTTGTAGCTACTGCATGCCCGATGAGGACATTCAAAGCATGCCCAATGCCCATTTGATGCAGGTGCATGAAATTGAGTTGATCGCAAAGAAATTTGTGGAATTGGGTGTAAAAAAAATACGCCTCACCGGAGGAGAACCCCTCGTTCGTAAGGAATTCCCAAGTATTCTAGAAAAGCTTTCCTCTCTTCCCGTAGAACTCACCATAACCAGTAATGGTGTACTTATTGACCGCTATCTGGAGCAACTCAAAACAGCTGGGGTCAAAAAAGTAAATATCAGTTTAGACACACTTCGTGCAGATACTTTTTTTCAACTGACCAAGCGCGATCAATTCCAAAAAGTCTGGGATAATATACTCCTCCTCCTTACCCATAATTTTCGGGTCAAAGTGAATGTGGTTGCTTTGAATGGCATTATTGAAAGAGAACTCGTCAACTTTGTTCAATTGACTGAACAATATCCACTCCATGTACGCTTTATCGAATTTATGCCCTTCACAGGTAATTATTGGAACAAAGAAAAAGTACTGACGGCTGCCAAAATGCTGGATATGGTCAAAGAACGCTATGAAGTAACCAAACTCCAAGATGCTCCCAACGATACAGCGAAAGCTTACCAAGTTCCTGAGTTTTTAGGAACCTTTGCTTTCATTACGACGATGAGCGAACACTTTTGTGGTACATGCAATAGGATGCGTATTACTGCTGATGGAAAAATGAAAAATTGCCTCTTTGGCAAAGAGGAAATGGATATTCTTGGCGCACTCCGAGCAGGAAAAGATATTGAGCCTTTGATTCGCCAATCTATTTGGAACAAACATGCTGCCCTGGGAGGTCAGTTTACTCCAGATTATACCACAGCAGAAGCAGAGAAGATTGAGAATAGGAGTATGATTAAAATAGGGGGATAG
- a CDS encoding sulfite exporter TauE/SafE family protein: MEAYSWILYILLPTVAFLYAAVGHGGASSYLMFLALFNFAPEQIRPTALMLNIVVSLMAFWAFRGTVKFPTKLFLSIILFSVPAAFIGGKLSIDAGLYRQILGVLLFFPILRFLNIFPKSTEPRIAENWIISAFLGLGIGFVSGLIGIGGGIILSPILLLLGWTNMKETAAVSALFIFFNSISGLLGINVSTIEFDTQLWVLMPLTIAGGALGAYVGAKKFNYTAVKYTLTFVLFIAAVKLIWG, from the coding sequence ATGGAGGCATATAGCTGGATCCTTTATATATTATTACCAACTGTGGCATTTTTGTATGCAGCAGTTGGACATGGAGGCGCGAGTAGCTATTTGATGTTTTTGGCTTTATTCAACTTCGCTCCTGAGCAGATTCGCCCAACAGCTCTGATGCTCAACATTGTGGTCTCATTGATGGCATTTTGGGCATTTAGAGGAACTGTAAAATTTCCAACTAAACTCTTTCTCTCCATTATTCTATTTTCTGTTCCTGCGGCATTTATTGGTGGGAAATTGTCCATAGATGCTGGTCTGTACAGACAAATCCTCGGAGTTTTGCTATTTTTCCCCATTTTACGCTTTCTGAATATTTTCCCCAAATCAACAGAGCCACGGATAGCTGAAAACTGGATTATATCCGCATTTCTTGGTCTAGGAATTGGCTTTGTCTCCGGATTAATTGGTATTGGAGGCGGGATTATTTTATCCCCCATCTTACTCTTACTAGGATGGACAAATATGAAAGAGACCGCTGCTGTCAGTGCATTATTTATCTTCTTCAATTCCATTTCAGGCTTGCTAGGGATCAATGTATCCACCATAGAATTTGACACTCAATTATGGGTTTTAATGCCACTAACCATTGCTGGAGGTGCCTTAGGCGCTTATGTTGGAGCAAAAAAATTCAATTATACTGCCGTGAAATATACACTTACCTTTGTATTGTTTATTGCTGCTGTTAAGTTGATTTGGGGATAG
- the moaCB gene encoding bifunctional molybdenum cofactor biosynthesis protein MoaC/MoaB, whose product MVNITHKSSTLRKAIAQAIVKVSSQETITAVVEKKVPKGDVFEMAKVAGLFAAKRTADMIPDCHPLPIEFTAVTYEIKDLEIFVFVEIHTIYKTGVEVEAMHAASVVALTMYDMLKPIDKNISIEQIKLIQKKGGKSDLAKTIGKDLKAAVIVCSDSIAAGQKEDQAGKVIIQKLEALQVQCQEYSIIPDAIEAIQSKLKTLVTTEIDLVIFTGGTGLSPKDVTPEAIRPLIEREVPGIEEAIRSYGQQRVPTAMLSRSVAGIIGNTLVLALPGSTKGAEESMDAIFPAVLHVFKVLEGPSYRH is encoded by the coding sequence ATGGTCAACATCACACATAAATCCTCCACACTCCGAAAAGCCATTGCACAGGCTATTGTCAAAGTAAGTTCGCAAGAAACCATCACTGCTGTGGTAGAAAAAAAAGTCCCTAAGGGAGACGTATTTGAAATGGCTAAAGTGGCAGGACTTTTTGCAGCGAAGCGTACAGCTGACATGATTCCGGATTGTCACCCACTTCCCATTGAGTTCACTGCTGTGACCTACGAAATCAAAGACTTGGAGATTTTTGTCTTTGTGGAAATTCACACCATCTATAAGACCGGTGTAGAGGTGGAAGCCATGCATGCGGCATCGGTAGTAGCATTGACCATGTATGATATGCTCAAACCGATTGATAAAAATATCAGCATAGAGCAGATTAAGTTGATCCAAAAAAAAGGCGGAAAATCAGATCTTGCTAAAACTATTGGAAAGGATTTGAAGGCTGCTGTCATCGTTTGTTCCGATAGCATTGCTGCTGGACAAAAAGAGGACCAAGCGGGGAAGGTTATCATCCAAAAATTGGAAGCTCTTCAAGTGCAATGTCAGGAATATTCCATCATCCCTGATGCAATAGAAGCCATCCAATCAAAACTTAAAACTCTGGTTACAACGGAAATTGATTTGGTCATCTTTACAGGAGGCACAGGACTTTCTCCTAAAGATGTTACTCCCGAGGCCATCCGTCCATTAATTGAACGCGAAGTGCCGGGTATAGAAGAGGCTATCCGTTCCTATGGTCAGCAGCGTGTACCTACAGCCATGCTGTCCCGTTCAGTTGCAGGAATTATAGGTAACACCCTTGTATTAGCCCTGCCCGGTTCTACCAAAGGTGCCGAAGAATCCATGGATGCGATTTTTCCTGCGGTATTACATGTTTTTAAAGTCTTGGAAGGACCGAGTTATAGGCATTGA
- a CDS encoding MoaD/ThiS family protein: protein MKILAFGKIAEIIGKPQLEVDDFPTTEILLGFLHQQFPALKNHKFSIAVNKKQVNGNAPIALGAEVALLPPFSGG, encoded by the coding sequence ATGAAAATATTAGCCTTCGGAAAAATAGCTGAAATCATAGGAAAACCACAACTAGAAGTGGATGACTTCCCTACGACCGAAATCTTACTGGGCTTTTTACACCAACAGTTCCCTGCCCTGAAAAACCATAAATTCAGCATCGCAGTCAATAAAAAACAAGTCAACGGAAATGCTCCTATTGCATTAGGAGCAGAAGTCGCTTTGCTACCACCCTTTTCCGGAGGATAA
- a CDS encoding molybdenum cofactor biosynthesis protein MoaE: MEKTRTPKNIFVQGPIAPEKIAKSIANHSSNTAIGGHSIFLGQVRADEKEGGIVKAIEYTAYEEMALQQAFEIREAVFAKYPLTCMHIYHSLGEVKTGEICLFVFTSSKHRKAAIDACEELVERIKKELPIWGKEIIDDSKSEWKVNT; this comes from the coding sequence ATGGAAAAAACCCGAACCCCAAAAAACATATTCGTTCAAGGCCCTATCGCTCCCGAGAAAATAGCTAAATCCATTGCCAACCATAGCAGCAATACGGCGATTGGCGGACACAGCATTTTCTTAGGCCAAGTAAGGGCCGATGAAAAAGAAGGTGGCATTGTAAAAGCCATTGAATATACTGCTTATGAAGAAATGGCCTTGCAACAGGCTTTCGAAATCCGCGAAGCAGTATTTGCCAAGTATCCTTTGACTTGCATGCACATCTATCACAGTTTGGGAGAAGTGAAGACAGGAGAAATCTGTCTTTTCGTATTTACCTCCTCCAAACATCGCAAAGCTGCCATCGATGCCTGCGAAGAACTCGTCGAGCGCATCAAAAAAGAGCTCCCCATCTGGGGCAAAGAAATTATAGATGATTCGAAATCTGAGTGGAAGGTAAATACTTGA
- a CDS encoding nitroreductase family protein gives MNTTIKSLNWRYAAKRMNGKTVPAEKLENILEAIRLTATSNGLQPFTILVIEDQEMREKLHATAVKQPQVIEGSHLLVFAAWKNITAEQIDTYFDLVYEERGMEKGALDQYATFLKDHFSKQTAPEIFNWASKQAYIALGSALVAAAEEQVDSTPMEGFNPAEVDRILGLTEKGMGSSALLSLGFRDEQADHLVNAKKIRRSKEELFVKI, from the coding sequence ATGAACACTACAATTAAAAGTTTAAACTGGCGCTATGCAGCCAAACGAATGAACGGAAAAACTGTTCCTGCTGAAAAATTAGAAAATATCTTAGAAGCTATTCGCCTTACCGCAACTTCCAATGGTTTACAACCTTTCACAATCTTGGTTATCGAGGATCAAGAAATGCGTGAAAAATTACATGCAACTGCTGTGAAGCAACCACAAGTAATTGAAGGTTCTCATCTATTGGTGTTTGCCGCTTGGAAAAACATTACTGCTGAACAGATTGATACCTATTTCGATTTAGTATATGAAGAAAGAGGCATGGAGAAAGGTGCTTTAGATCAGTATGCAACCTTCCTAAAGGATCACTTCTCCAAACAAACAGCCCCTGAAATCTTTAATTGGGCTTCTAAGCAGGCCTACATCGCCTTAGGTTCGGCCCTTGTAGCGGCAGCCGAAGAGCAGGTGGACAGCACCCCGATGGAAGGATTCAATCCTGCCGAAGTCGACAGAATCTTAGGTTTGACTGAAAAGGGAATGGGTTCAAGTGCACTTTTATCCTTAGGATTTAGAGACGAACAGGCAGATCATCTTGTAAATGCTAAAAAAATCAGACGGTCAAAAGAGGAATTGTTTGTAAAAATATAA
- a CDS encoding molybdopterin molybdotransferase MoeA, whose amino-acid sequence MISVKQAKEILQHQIPSKRVGKVSLRDAAGLVCGEDIFSPIDVPTFDNSAMDGYAIAWEQGIQSWELEGEIAAGAKEASPFVEGKAVRIFTGAPIPEGADTVIQQEWVTISGNTISLHNQVPEKGMHVRKKGAQTRIGDCILPKGTFITPGGIGLLASVGMTQISVFLPPRVTVIITGSEIKEVGETLEHGQIYNANGPVLETYLRQEGIQEMNFISVEDHAVSVQEAIQTALSNTDLVLLSGGISVGDYDFVKEGLEKEGVLELFYKIKQKPGKPIFAGIKGQQLIFALPGNPASVITCFNQYVKPAIHQWMGKKADWESKTFLPLASPVKKSPNLTFFLKVKIADNQVQILPGQESFNLIAFAQADGFTEIPEGVDFLDAGEQVAIYLW is encoded by the coding sequence ATGATTTCCGTAAAGCAGGCGAAAGAAATTCTTCAACATCAAATCCCTTCCAAAAGAGTGGGTAAAGTTTCATTGAGAGATGCCGCGGGCTTGGTCTGTGGAGAGGATATCTTTTCTCCAATAGATGTCCCAACCTTTGATAATTCTGCCATGGATGGCTATGCCATTGCTTGGGAGCAAGGCATTCAATCATGGGAATTGGAAGGGGAAATAGCTGCTGGTGCAAAAGAAGCAAGCCCATTCGTAGAAGGAAAAGCAGTTCGCATTTTTACAGGTGCACCCATACCCGAGGGTGCAGATACCGTCATTCAGCAGGAATGGGTAACTATTTCTGGAAACACCATTTCACTACACAATCAAGTCCCCGAGAAAGGCATGCATGTTCGAAAAAAAGGTGCTCAAACGCGCATTGGAGATTGTATCCTACCCAAAGGAACTTTCATTACACCCGGTGGAATTGGCTTGCTTGCATCGGTAGGAATGACACAGATTTCGGTTTTTCTTCCTCCACGTGTAACGGTAATCATCACTGGAAGTGAAATCAAAGAAGTGGGAGAAACCCTGGAACATGGTCAAATTTACAATGCCAATGGACCAGTTTTGGAAACTTACTTGAGGCAGGAAGGAATTCAGGAAATGAACTTTATCAGCGTAGAGGATCATGCAGTATCAGTTCAAGAGGCAATCCAAACAGCGCTATCAAACACTGACTTAGTACTTTTATCCGGCGGCATTTCTGTAGGTGACTATGATTTTGTCAAAGAAGGATTGGAAAAAGAGGGTGTGCTGGAGTTGTTTTATAAAATCAAACAAAAGCCTGGGAAACCAATCTTTGCAGGCATCAAAGGGCAGCAGTTAATCTTTGCACTACCTGGCAATCCTGCATCAGTCATTACTTGCTTCAATCAATACGTTAAACCAGCTATTCATCAATGGATGGGTAAAAAGGCTGATTGGGAAAGTAAAACTTTTCTTCCTTTAGCAAGTCCTGTCAAGAAAAGTCCTAACCTAACTTTTTTCCTAAAAGTAAAGATAGCAGACAATCAGGTACAGATTTTACCCGGTCAGGAGTCCTTCAATCTTATCGCATTTGCACAGGCTGATGGATTTACAGAAATCCCTGAAGGGGTGGATTTTCTCGATGCAGGTGAACAAGTAGCTATCTATCTTTGGTAA
- a CDS encoding CHY zinc finger protein gives MYRTSDVAFLLFFLLGVNIKSHSQNEAKPLFNIIEIEGITVFGKSIDNQTRCVHWHSALDVIAIKFKCCDKYYPCFSCHEEEADHPHQVWPKNEFDQKAILCGVGGHELTIQEYMDSNNTCPKCDANFNPGCSNHYHLYFDVPEKRKEVAYFGMRSLGKIDKKSF, from the coding sequence ATGTACCGTACTTCTGATGTCGCCTTTCTTTTGTTTTTCTTACTAGGAGTGAACATCAAAAGCCATAGTCAAAATGAGGCTAAACCACTCTTCAATATCATAGAAATCGAAGGCATCACTGTTTTTGGCAAATCGATTGACAACCAAACCAGATGCGTGCATTGGCATTCTGCTTTAGATGTGATTGCCATTAAGTTTAAATGCTGCGATAAATATTATCCCTGCTTTTCTTGTCATGAAGAAGAAGCTGACCATCCACACCAAGTTTGGCCAAAAAATGAATTTGACCAAAAAGCCATTCTTTGTGGAGTAGGTGGACATGAGTTGACCATCCAAGAATACATGGACTCCAACAATACCTGTCCGAAATGTGATGCCAACTTTAATCCAGGGTGTAGCAATCACTATCATCTCTATTTTGATGTTCCAGAAAAAAGGAAAGAAGTAGCCTATTTTGGCATGAGAAGTTTAGGGAAAATTGATAAAAAATCCTTTTAA